A single genomic interval of Mucilaginibacter robiniae harbors:
- a CDS encoding NAD(P)-dependent oxidoreductase: MQYCIPGLKTRIKTMSNLKLGWAGLGNMGNPMVSNLLKVGFPVTVYNRTREKEKEVVEAGATSAASLQQMAIDNDMVLVMVSDDNAAKEIFTGDNGLLSGEVSGKLFINVSTVSPETSKILEQACQKQGAQFLEAPVSGSVKPAQDRMLIILVGGKEENYQKAKPVFDALGKLSMLVGPVGAGSAAKLAINYFLGVTLQGLAETVLFAQANGVKVEDMLTIVNEGACGSGITKTKSPAIQKEEFPAAFALKHLTKDLRLAKEQGIQTPLSTPIYDSFKQAQDKGLGDQDVMAIYSFLK; encoded by the coding sequence ATGCAGTACTGCATACCAGGTTTAAAAACAAGAATTAAAACTATGAGCAATTTAAAATTAGGCTGGGCTGGCTTAGGCAATATGGGTAATCCGATGGTAAGTAATCTGTTGAAGGTGGGCTTTCCGGTCACGGTTTATAACCGTACACGCGAAAAGGAGAAAGAAGTAGTGGAAGCCGGAGCAACTTCAGCAGCCAGTTTACAGCAAATGGCAATTGATAATGATATGGTGCTGGTAATGGTGTCGGATGATAATGCTGCTAAAGAAATTTTTACTGGTGATAATGGCTTACTTTCAGGAGAAGTTTCCGGTAAACTATTTATCAACGTAAGTACGGTGTCTCCTGAAACTTCTAAAATATTAGAGCAAGCCTGCCAAAAGCAAGGAGCGCAATTTTTAGAGGCTCCTGTATCAGGCAGTGTAAAGCCAGCTCAAGACCGAATGTTGATTATCTTGGTAGGTGGTAAAGAAGAAAATTATCAAAAAGCCAAACCAGTGTTTGATGCCTTAGGCAAGCTAAGCATGCTGGTTGGACCGGTAGGAGCTGGCAGCGCGGCTAAATTAGCTATTAACTATTTTTTAGGTGTAACCTTACAAGGTTTAGCCGAAACCGTACTGTTTGCACAAGCTAATGGCGTGAAGGTGGAAGATATGCTAACCATTGTTAATGAAGGGGCTTGTGGTAGCGGTATTACTAAAACCAAATCGCCAGCTATACAGAAAGAGGAATTTCCGGCGGCTTTTGCCCTTAAACATTTAACTAAAGATTTGCGCTTGGCTAAAGAACAAGGCATACAAACACCATTAAGTACACCGATTTACGACAGCTTTAAACAAGCGCAGGATAAAGGCTTGGGCGATCAGGATGTAATGGCTATTTATTCATTCTTGAAGTAA
- a CDS encoding DUF2490 domain-containing protein: protein MKKALLLTCIVLLYHVSYAQLTENTGWLFLNHQQKLNEKFDFLFDAQLRSANNFDYLTTLLLRGGLSYNFNKKHSAAVGYVYKGDWEHDDMGEVAYTLENRLFEQYLYQFKIKHTEFQIRARLEQRFVKEEQVDFSQRARAFISMQLPLLTDSAFTRGWFLGLQNELFVNVQHNERVNNSFFDQNRPYLSLGYRLSKKADLQLGYLYWLQKEEDATYQHNVLQITIATNF, encoded by the coding sequence TTGAAAAAAGCTTTACTGCTAACGTGTATTGTGCTACTGTATCATGTAAGTTATGCTCAGCTTACTGAAAATACAGGCTGGCTTTTTCTCAATCATCAGCAAAAACTGAATGAAAAGTTCGATTTCTTGTTTGATGCACAATTACGTTCTGCCAATAACTTCGATTATCTCACTACATTATTGCTACGCGGAGGGCTGAGTTATAATTTCAACAAAAAACATTCGGCTGCTGTAGGGTATGTTTATAAAGGAGATTGGGAACACGATGATATGGGTGAAGTTGCTTATACTTTGGAAAACCGCTTGTTTGAACAGTACCTGTACCAATTCAAAATTAAGCATACAGAATTTCAAATTCGGGCTCGGCTGGAGCAGCGGTTTGTAAAGGAAGAGCAGGTTGATTTTTCACAAAGAGCACGGGCATTTATTAGTATGCAGCTCCCGTTGTTAACAGATAGCGCTTTTACCCGTGGCTGGTTTTTGGGCTTACAGAATGAACTATTCGTGAATGTTCAGCATAATGAACGTGTCAACAACAGCTTTTTTGATCAGAACCGCCCTTACCTATCATTAGGATACCGATTAAGTAAGAAAGCAGACCTGCAACTCGGTTATTTGTATTGGTTGCAGAAAGAAGAAGATGCCACTTACCAGCATAATGTGTTACAAATTACAATTGCTACAAACTTTTAG
- a CDS encoding GAF domain-containing protein — protein sequence MLTGESQRILTMQRFLDLDISRENELQNIVALAADTCQAQAAFLVFVEQDTIKVKFKAGSLADSLPNAETFYQEVFQGQEVVVIPNTKNNPLFANHPWVTGPANIRFYAGAPLITHDGLTIGALFVVGQEPKNLSDRRKGMLNILARQAVNMAEFELSISMLREQLLEAKSSANKLRMFFESTRSNHLLMDSKMEVLAFNRAFYNISKAVMGIKVKAGTHATQYIFPNYREDFEKNFQIALQGTLVQYERYIEYQGYAPSWVRVSYNPVSDDQGTIIGISFNATDITEQKRNEHKVLEQNEALRKIAHIQSHELRKPVASILGLMNVIKIEGTGPDNENLAMMEKAVLELDHTIQDIVGSIEEQENQSSLVHLP from the coding sequence ATGCTTACCGGTGAAAGCCAGCGCATCCTGACTATGCAAAGATTTTTGGATCTGGATATCAGTCGGGAGAACGAACTACAGAATATTGTAGCACTGGCTGCTGATACCTGTCAGGCTCAAGCTGCATTTCTGGTATTTGTAGAACAGGACACTATTAAAGTAAAGTTTAAAGCAGGCAGTTTGGCCGATAGCTTACCCAATGCCGAAACCTTTTACCAAGAAGTATTTCAGGGTCAGGAAGTGGTTGTCATTCCCAATACCAAAAATAACCCTTTATTTGCTAATCATCCTTGGGTAACCGGACCGGCAAACATTCGCTTTTATGCAGGGGCACCTCTTATTACGCATGATGGACTTACCATAGGCGCGTTATTTGTAGTTGGACAGGAGCCTAAAAATTTATCAGATCGGCGGAAGGGCATGTTGAATATACTAGCACGCCAAGCCGTTAACATGGCTGAATTTGAACTCAGCATCAGCATGCTTAGAGAACAGCTGCTAGAGGCCAAAAGCTCAGCCAACAAATTGCGGATGTTTTTTGAAAGTACGCGATCTAACCATTTATTGATGGACAGTAAAATGGAAGTACTTGCCTTTAATAGAGCATTTTATAATATATCGAAGGCAGTAATGGGTATTAAGGTAAAAGCGGGCACGCATGCTACTCAATATATCTTTCCTAATTATCGTGAAGACTTTGAAAAGAACTTTCAGATAGCTTTACAAGGAACCCTTGTTCAATATGAGCGTTATATTGAGTACCAGGGCTATGCGCCCAGCTGGGTACGGGTATCCTACAATCCGGTTTCCGACGATCAAGGTACAATTATTGGGATCTCATTTAATGCAACAGACATAACCGAACAAAAACGTAATGAGCATAAAGTATTGGAACAAAATGAAGCATTGCGCAAAATTGCCCACATCCAATCGCATGAATTACGTAAGCCGGTAGCTTCTATTTTAGGGTTGATGAACGTAATTAAAATAGAAGGTACCGGCCCTGATAACGAAAACCTGGCTATGATGGAAAAAGCTGTACTTGAACTGGACCATACCATTCAGGATATAGTTGGCAGCATTGAAGAACAGGAAAACCAATCTTCATTAGTTCATTTACCTTAA
- the argH gene encoding argininosuccinate lyase, whose translation MSKLWQKTTQVNARVEDFTVGRDREFDRQMASFDVLGSLAHTRMLNTIGLLSEDNLKAVQDELKTVYQEIDCNQFEIEPGVEDVHSQVELLLTRRIGEAGKKIHSGRSRNDQVLVDLKLFFRHELQEVVEGVKTLFDSLLQLSEKYRNVLLPGYTHFQVAMPSSFGLWFGAYAESLTDDLEMVLAAYKITNKNPLGSAAGYGSSFPLNRTLTTQLLGFESLNYNVVYAQMGRGKTERIIAQALSAVAATLAKMAMDQCLYLSQNFSFVSYPENLTTGSSIMPHKKNPDVWELIRGKCNRLQALPNDVAMVTTNLASGYHREMQILKELLFPAFTELKSCLQMAELMLQHIEVKTDILTDPKYAYLFSVEEVNRQVLNGVPFRDAYKQVGLAIEQGNFNPNQEVNHTHEGSIGNLCNTEIAEAMDNILQQFPFSKVEHAVQELVK comes from the coding sequence ATGAGCAAATTGTGGCAAAAAACAACCCAGGTAAACGCCAGGGTAGAAGATTTTACAGTTGGACGCGACCGAGAATTTGACCGCCAAATGGCTTCTTTTGATGTGTTGGGCTCACTAGCTCATACCCGCATGCTGAATACCATAGGTCTACTGAGTGAAGACAACTTGAAAGCTGTTCAGGATGAACTGAAAACTGTTTATCAGGAAATTGACTGTAACCAATTTGAAATTGAACCTGGTGTAGAGGATGTACACTCTCAGGTAGAACTGCTGCTTACGCGCCGTATAGGAGAGGCTGGCAAAAAAATACATAGCGGCCGCTCCCGAAACGATCAGGTACTGGTAGATTTAAAGTTGTTTTTCAGGCACGAGTTGCAGGAAGTAGTTGAAGGCGTAAAAACGTTGTTCGATTCACTTTTACAACTAAGCGAAAAATATAGAAACGTGTTATTACCGGGCTATACTCATTTTCAGGTAGCAATGCCATCCTCATTCGGCTTGTGGTTTGGTGCTTATGCCGAAAGCCTGACTGATGATTTGGAAATGGTACTAGCTGCTTATAAGATTACCAATAAAAACCCGTTAGGATCGGCTGCTGGTTATGGTTCTTCATTTCCTTTAAACCGTACATTAACTACCCAGCTACTGGGTTTCGAGAGCCTGAACTATAATGTAGTTTACGCGCAAATGGGGCGGGGTAAAACCGAGCGGATTATCGCCCAAGCATTATCGGCTGTAGCGGCAACGCTAGCTAAAATGGCTATGGACCAATGTCTTTATTTGAGCCAGAACTTTTCTTTTGTGAGCTATCCTGAAAACTTGACTACTGGTAGCAGCATTATGCCCCACAAAAAAAACCCGGATGTTTGGGAACTAATTAGAGGTAAGTGTAACCGCTTGCAGGCTTTACCTAATGATGTAGCTATGGTTACCACAAACCTGGCATCCGGCTATCATCGTGAAATGCAGATTTTAAAAGAGCTACTGTTTCCGGCCTTTACCGAACTGAAAAGCTGTTTGCAAATGGCCGAGCTTATGCTACAGCATATCGAAGTAAAAACGGATATACTTACCGATCCGAAATATGCTTATTTATTTAGCGTAGAAGAAGTGAACCGTCAAGTGTTAAATGGAGTTCCATTCCGTGATGCTTACAAGCAGGTGGGGTTAGCTATTGAGCAAGGCAATTTTAACCCGAATCAAGAAGTAAACCATACGCATGAGGGGAGTATTGGCAACCTATGCAATACGGAAATAGCTGAAGCGATGGATAATATTTTGCAACAGTTTCCATTCAGTAAAGTAGAACATGCAGTTCAAGAACTAGTAAAGTAA
- a CDS encoding single-stranded DNA-binding protein, producing MFNNAGINKVFLIGTVNKKPRLHNQPDGYKFYSFPLLTDEIIKKDGQNMQHLELHEIKVDSLAEFDLISQLQKGQVIYLEGKIKTRTITDNEGIKRYCTEIIMLSFKSLSAPIISSTPNLMGSNIL from the coding sequence ATGTTTAATAATGCTGGAATAAACAAGGTTTTTTTGATTGGGACTGTAAACAAAAAACCACGCCTTCACAATCAGCCTGATGGCTATAAATTTTATTCTTTTCCGTTACTTACTGATGAAATTATTAAAAAAGACGGGCAAAATATGCAACATTTGGAGTTGCATGAAATTAAAGTAGATAGCTTAGCTGAATTCGACTTGATTTCACAACTACAAAAAGGACAGGTTATTTACCTGGAAGGAAAAATCAAAACACGCACCATAACAGATAATGAAGGGATTAAGCGATACTGTACAGAGATAATCATGCTCAGTTTCAAATCTCTTTCTGCCCCAATAATCTCGTCTACACCAAACCTGATGGGTTCTAACATCCTCTAA
- a CDS encoding YwbE family protein, whose protein sequence is MNGQNRKDIYPGLEVDIILKKDQRSGTLTRGIVKNLLTSAAYHSRGIKVRLEDGQIGRVASIVEEDL, encoded by the coding sequence ATGAACGGTCAGAACCGTAAAGATATTTATCCCGGTTTAGAGGTAGATATCATCCTGAAAAAAGATCAGCGCAGTGGAACACTTACCAGAGGTATTGTTAAAAATCTGCTTACCAGTGCTGCCTACCATTCGCGCGGCATTAAAGTACGATTGGAAGATGGCCAGATTGGCCGGGTTGCTTCTATTGTAGAAGAAGATTTGTAA
- a CDS encoding DUF1345 domain-containing protein yields MPANKSSKKKLQFYLDAHHRLFIALGVGIVAAAISYRNLSGPQTTLIAWICFAFSIIIPEWIIILTAHPREIRSIARLQDSSRSFIFLFVIGAALVSLFAIGYLLITSKHSSQAEVTRSIILTMGSVITSWWLVHTVFTMRYAHEYYDTDTDEGDIKKVGGLKFPEEDNPDYLDFVYFSFVLGMTFQVSDVDITSRTIRRLAWMHGLISFAFSTAIVALSINVISGLVSH; encoded by the coding sequence ATGCCTGCTAATAAATCAAGCAAGAAGAAGCTCCAGTTTTATTTAGATGCCCATCACCGCTTGTTTATTGCATTAGGTGTCGGTATTGTTGCTGCTGCTATATCCTACCGCAATTTATCAGGACCGCAAACTACTCTTATTGCATGGATATGTTTTGCATTCAGCATTATAATTCCAGAGTGGATTATTATCCTCACTGCCCACCCACGCGAAATTCGTAGCATTGCTCGCTTGCAGGATTCGAGCCGTTCGTTCATATTTTTATTTGTAATTGGGGCTGCATTGGTCAGCCTGTTTGCTATTGGCTATTTATTAATCACCAGCAAACATAGTTCGCAAGCCGAAGTAACCAGAAGTATCATACTTACTATGGGCTCGGTAATTACTTCCTGGTGGCTGGTACATACTGTTTTTACTATGCGCTATGCTCATGAATATTATGATACCGACACCGACGAAGGCGATATCAAAAAAGTTGGTGGCTTGAAATTTCCAGAAGAAGACAATCCTGATTATTTAGATTTTGTTTATTTCTCTTTTGTATTAGGCATGACTTTTCAGGTTTCTGATGTGGATATTACCTCACGTACCATCCGCCGGCTGGCTTGGATGCATGGTTTAATATCATTTGCCTTTAGTACCGCTATAGTAGCACTCAGTATTAATGTGATTTCGGGGCTAGTTTCACATTAA
- a CDS encoding zinc-dependent metalloprotease, with protein MNKFFMTMAIAAVATTGYAQGRQDSTARRAAMPGGFPGMANQQRAQPAQPRPYNSVITDKAVTRKGLFKTHKVDDKYYFEIADSVLNRDILVVSRVARAGAEMRAADVYAGDQIGSTVVRFEKGPSNRIFLRKISYRTYSPDSTKSMYEAVQRSNIQAIAAAFNIAAYSPDKKGSVIDVTDYINSDNDVFFFSSPQAKQRARLGTILPDRSYIENIRSFPTNVEISTVKTYGLLAAASPFGGAGRTPMPTAGGAAAANGSETVELNTSLLILPKVPMKARFFDPRVGYFTTGFTDFDANPQGIKEIQLIARWRLEVKPEDMAKYKRGELVEPKKQIVYYIDPATPKKWQPYLIAGVNDWQKAFEKAGFKNAIVAKIAPTAKQDSTWSLDDASHSVIVYKPSETENASGPHVSDPRSGEILETHINWYHNVMKLVHDWYMIQTAAVDPRARKMTFDDKLMGDLIRFVSSHEVGHTLGLRHNYGSSSSVPVEKLRDKAFVEANGHTPSIMDYARFNYVAQPEDNIGPKGLYPRIGDYDKWAIEWGYKVLDAKNAEAEVPVLNKMTIESAKNRRLWFGTETNPDDPHSQNEDLGDNAMKASDYGIMNLKRILAKLPEWTKEPNEDYDNLQNMYGQLVTQFNRYMGHVAKNVGGIYENPKTVEQVGPVYTYTPAATQKEAMNFLDRQLFTTPTWLLNEPILNNIGQTDVQVVYRSQDAVLNRLMTPHTLNKLIAFEAADGKQAYTITDFMSDMQNIVFREVKSKQPVDVYRRNLQKLYVDKLIDIVNPPQQPAATIIIGGRGGQGMGTRELEQTDVVSVAKAQLRAIDTMIKSALPSESDSMTSYHLQDLSDRIQKALNPKA; from the coding sequence ATGAACAAATTTTTCATGACTATGGCTATTGCGGCCGTAGCAACTACAGGCTATGCTCAAGGTCGGCAGGATAGTACTGCTCGTCGTGCGGCTATGCCGGGCGGCTTTCCAGGTATGGCCAACCAGCAACGCGCTCAACCAGCACAGCCTCGCCCCTACAATTCGGTAATTACCGACAAAGCTGTTACCCGCAAAGGGCTATTTAAAACACATAAGGTAGATGACAAATATTATTTTGAAATTGCCGATAGCGTTTTAAACCGTGATATATTGGTGGTAAGCCGCGTAGCACGTGCAGGCGCTGAAATGAGAGCAGCCGATGTATATGCCGGCGACCAAATTGGCAGCACCGTAGTTCGCTTTGAAAAAGGCCCAAGCAACCGCATCTTCCTACGTAAAATATCATACCGTACCTACAGTCCTGATAGTACCAAGTCCATGTACGAGGCTGTACAACGTTCCAATATTCAGGCTATCGCAGCAGCTTTTAACATTGCGGCTTACTCTCCTGATAAAAAAGGCAGCGTTATTGATGTAACTGATTACATTAACAGTGATAATGATGTATTTTTCTTTAGCTCGCCGCAAGCCAAGCAACGTGCCCGTCTAGGAACCATTTTGCCAGATAGAAGTTATATAGAAAATATCAGAAGTTTCCCTACCAATGTTGAAATCAGTACTGTAAAAACTTACGGCCTATTAGCTGCTGCTTCGCCATTTGGTGGTGCTGGCAGAACACCTATGCCTACAGCGGGTGGAGCTGCCGCGGCTAATGGTTCTGAAACGGTAGAATTAAATACTTCTTTGCTGATTTTACCTAAAGTGCCAATGAAGGCTCGTTTTTTTGATCCGCGTGTAGGTTACTTTACTACCGGCTTTACCGATTTTGATGCTAACCCGCAAGGTATTAAAGAAATACAACTGATTGCCCGCTGGCGCCTGGAAGTAAAACCAGAAGATATGGCCAAATACAAGCGCGGAGAACTAGTTGAACCTAAAAAACAAATTGTTTATTACATTGACCCAGCCACGCCTAAAAAATGGCAGCCCTACCTAATTGCAGGGGTAAATGACTGGCAAAAAGCTTTTGAAAAAGCCGGCTTTAAGAATGCTATTGTTGCTAAAATTGCTCCTACCGCCAAACAAGATTCTACCTGGAGCCTGGATGATGCCAGCCACTCTGTAATTGTTTATAAACCATCAGAAACTGAAAATGCCAGCGGTCCGCATGTATCTGACCCACGTAGCGGCGAAATTCTGGAAACTCACATCAACTGGTATCATAACGTTATGAAACTGGTACATGACTGGTATATGATTCAAACAGCTGCGGTTGACCCTCGTGCCCGTAAAATGACGTTTGATGATAAATTGATGGGTGATTTAATCCGCTTTGTATCTTCACATGAAGTTGGTCATACGTTAGGTTTACGCCACAACTACGGCTCAAGCTCAAGTGTACCAGTTGAAAAATTACGCGACAAAGCTTTCGTGGAAGCCAATGGACATACTCCATCTATTATGGACTATGCCCGTTTTAACTACGTAGCACAACCTGAAGACAATATTGGCCCGAAAGGCTTATACCCACGCATTGGCGATTATGATAAATGGGCTATTGAATGGGGCTACAAAGTACTGGATGCTAAAAATGCGGAAGCTGAAGTACCGGTTTTAAATAAAATGACTATTGAGAGTGCTAAAAACAGAAGATTATGGTTTGGCACTGAAACCAACCCTGACGATCCGCACTCACAAAATGAGGACTTAGGTGACAATGCCATGAAAGCCAGTGATTATGGAATCATGAACCTGAAACGCATTCTGGCTAAACTACCGGAGTGGACTAAAGAGCCTAATGAAGATTATGATAATTTGCAAAACATGTACGGTCAACTGGTTACGCAGTTTAACCGCTACATGGGCCATGTAGCTAAAAACGTTGGTGGCATCTATGAAAATCCGAAAACTGTAGAACAAGTAGGCCCTGTATATACTTACACGCCGGCTGCTACGCAGAAAGAAGCTATGAATTTTCTGGATCGCCAGTTGTTTACTACACCAACCTGGTTACTGAACGAGCCTATTTTGAATAATATTGGCCAGACTGACGTTCAAGTAGTTTACCGTAGTCAAGATGCTGTATTGAACCGTTTGATGACGCCACATACTCTAAATAAGCTAATTGCTTTTGAAGCGGCTGATGGCAAGCAAGCTTATACCATTACGGACTTTATGAGCGATATGCAGAACATAGTATTCCGTGAGGTAAAAAGTAAGCAACCAGTTGATGTTTACCGCCGCAACTTACAAAAGTTGTATGTAGATAAATTGATTGATATAGTGAACCCGCCCCAACAACCTGCTGCCACAATTATTATTGGTGGACGTGGTGGCCAAGGTATGGGCACTCGCGAATTAGAGCAAACCGATGTGGTTTCTGTAGCTAAAGCACAACTGCGTGCTATTGATACGATGATTAAATCGGCTCTGCCAAGTGAATCGGACTCCATGACTAGCTATCACTTGCAAGATTTATCAGATCGTATTCAAAAAGCGTTAAATCCGAAAGCATAA
- a CDS encoding DUF72 domain-containing protein: MEFGKVAPTQLANSDFSLPPDPALTTATLSLAKPVQQLKVHVGCTSWGRKEWKGNLFPAKTKDVDFLQEYVKHFNCVELNATFYRIFEPDTIAKWREKTEANSNFKFCPKFNQTISHLQRLRGVDELTTAFYKSMLAFEDKLGPMFLQLNDNFSPNSFNELKKYLQSLPHDLPVFTELRHRNWFMQPKVEEAVFEMMHNMNIGAVITDTAGRRDVVHMTLTVPHAFIRFVGNGLHPTDYLRIDAWVERLKQWTKQGLQSVYFMMHQPEEVNAPVLCDYFIERLNQKLNLKLQRPRLLPTNGTLF; encoded by the coding sequence ATGGAATTTGGCAAAGTAGCGCCTACACAATTAGCTAACTCTGATTTTTCCTTGCCGCCCGATCCGGCATTAACTACGGCCACTTTAAGCTTAGCTAAACCTGTACAACAACTAAAAGTACATGTTGGCTGCACGAGTTGGGGCAGGAAGGAGTGGAAAGGTAACTTGTTCCCGGCAAAAACTAAAGATGTTGACTTTTTACAAGAGTATGTTAAGCACTTCAACTGTGTAGAACTGAATGCTACCTTTTACCGCATATTTGAACCGGATACTATAGCTAAGTGGCGCGAAAAAACTGAAGCTAATTCAAATTTTAAGTTTTGTCCCAAATTCAACCAAACTATTAGTCATTTACAACGGCTGAGAGGAGTGGATGAACTGACAACAGCTTTCTACAAAAGCATGCTGGCTTTTGAAGATAAGCTGGGTCCTATGTTTTTGCAGCTGAACGATAATTTTTCACCTAACAGCTTTAATGAGCTGAAAAAATATTTGCAAAGTCTTCCTCATGATTTACCGGTATTTACCGAATTACGGCATCGCAACTGGTTTATGCAACCCAAGGTAGAAGAGGCAGTTTTTGAAATGATGCACAACATGAATATTGGTGCTGTAATTACTGATACTGCCGGACGACGAGATGTGGTGCACATGACCTTGACCGTGCCACATGCCTTTATACGCTTTGTAGGGAATGGCCTGCACCCAACAGATTATTTGCGTATTGATGCTTGGGTAGAGCGTTTAAAGCAATGGACTAAGCAAGGGCTGCAATCTGTGTATTTTATGATGCATCAGCCCGAAGAAGTAAATGCACCTGTGTTATGTGATTATTTCATAGAGCGACTTAATCAAAAGCTCAACTTAAAATTGCAACGGCCAAGATTATTGCCAACGAATGGTACATTGTTCTAA
- a CDS encoding M20 family metallo-hydrolase translates to MADTNLLYQQALELLEQLIASPSFSKEEDKTADIIEHFLQAHQVSTHRKLNNVWAYNKYYDAGKPTILLNSHHDTVKPNTGYTCNPFEATKEEGRLYGLGSNDAGGCLVSLIQVFLYFYNRSDLKYNFCLAATAEEEISGVNGLELIIPDLGMLDFAIVGEPTLMQLAVAERGLMVLDCTTYGKAGHAAREEGENAIYKALADIEWFRTFRFPKESDMFGPLKMSVTIINAGSQHNVVPATCTFTVDVRVTDAYRNEEVLEIVRQHVSCEVKPRSVRLKPSSIDKNHPIVQAGLALGRTSYGSPTTSDQALLDIPSLKIGPGDSARSHMADEFIYMDEIKEGIALYIQMLGSIN, encoded by the coding sequence ATGGCTGATACCAATCTATTATACCAGCAAGCACTTGAATTGCTGGAACAACTTATAGCTTCGCCGTCTTTTAGTAAAGAAGAAGATAAAACAGCTGATATAATTGAACACTTTTTACAAGCGCATCAGGTATCTACCCACCGGAAGCTGAACAATGTGTGGGCCTACAATAAATACTATGATGCTGGAAAACCTACCATTTTACTCAACTCGCATCATGATACTGTAAAACCCAATACCGGGTATACCTGTAATCCGTTTGAAGCGACGAAAGAAGAAGGCCGTTTGTATGGTTTGGGGAGTAATGATGCTGGTGGCTGTTTAGTATCCCTGATACAGGTATTCTTATATTTTTATAATAGGAGTGATCTTAAATACAACTTTTGCCTGGCTGCCACTGCTGAAGAAGAGATTTCTGGTGTAAACGGCTTGGAGCTGATTATACCAGATTTAGGCATGCTTGATTTTGCCATAGTAGGAGAGCCTACGCTGATGCAACTGGCCGTTGCCGAACGCGGCTTAATGGTACTGGATTGTACCACTTACGGCAAAGCCGGTCATGCTGCCCGTGAAGAAGGGGAGAATGCTATCTATAAAGCGCTGGCTGATATTGAATGGTTCCGGACTTTCCGCTTTCCAAAAGAGTCTGATATGTTTGGGCCACTTAAAATGTCGGTTACCATCATTAATGCAGGTTCACAGCACAATGTGGTGCCGGCTACCTGCACCTTTACGGTTGATGTTCGGGTAACGGATGCTTACCGCAATGAAGAAGTGCTGGAAATTGTTAGGCAGCATGTAAGTTGTGAAGTGAAACCACGTTCAGTAAGGTTGAAGCCATCATCAATAGATAAAAATCATCCTATTGTACAGGCAGGCTTAGCTTTAGGACGAACTTCTTATGGTTCTCCAACTACTTCCGACCAAGCTTTGTTGGATATTCCGTCCCTTAAAATTGGTCCTGGTGATTCTGCTCGTTCTCATATGGCTGACGAGTTCATCTATATGGATGAGATTAAAGAGGGCATTGCTTTATATATTCAGATGCTGGGAAGTATTAATTAA
- a CDS encoding PleD family two-component system response regulator, producing MKKRILLIDDDVIGANLLSQLLNYMGYEVCSLPRIERVFYEIPKCKPDLILLHDILSTISSNVIERSINAIDGSSHIPVVKFSESDYSGFTSLLASQENVKHITSLDTFIQKIEHQLVA from the coding sequence ATGAAAAAGAGAATTTTACTAATTGATGATGACGTTATTGGAGCAAACTTGCTATCGCAATTATTGAACTATATGGGTTATGAGGTATGTTCACTACCACGTATAGAACGCGTGTTTTATGAAATTCCTAAGTGTAAACCCGACTTGATTTTATTGCATGATATATTATCAACCATCAGCAGCAATGTAATTGAGCGTTCCATTAATGCTATTGATGGTTCAAGTCATATTCCCGTTGTTAAATTTTCAGAAAGCGACTACTCTGGTTTTACCTCTTTGCTAGCCAGCCAGGAAAATGTAAAGCATATAACGAGCTTAGATACTTTCATTCAAAAAATTGAGCATCAGCTTGTAGCCTAG
- a CDS encoding PspC domain-containing protein, with protein sequence MLQRLLTFLERYSFGVCTYLGERLDISIAKIRLFFIYSSFLAVGFPLIFYFCAGIVLDIRNYVKRMRTSITD encoded by the coding sequence ATGCTGCAGCGACTGTTAACTTTTCTTGAGAGATACTCATTCGGAGTATGTACCTATTTAGGCGAGCGCCTTGATATTTCGATTGCTAAAATACGGCTGTTTTTTATTTATTCTTCATTCCTGGCGGTTGGCTTTCCGCTCATATTTTACTTTTGTGCAGGTATAGTATTGGATATACGTAATTACGTAAAGCGTATGCGTACCAGTATAACTGATTAA